A genome region from bacterium includes the following:
- a CDS encoding VOC family protein produces the protein MAVKPIPEGYRTVTPYLISPSAAKVLDFVKETFDAKETVRMPGPDGSSIAHAEFRIGDSIVMISDGGKEYPPMPTTLYVYVSDVDATYKRALKAGATSVKEPADQFYGDRSASVKDSGGNIWGIATHIEDVTPEEMDRRMKALKK, from the coding sequence ATGGCTGTTAAGCCCATTCCTGAAGGTTATCGTACCGTTACACCATACTTAATCTCGCCGAGCGCTGCGAAAGTCCTCGATTTTGTGAAGGAAACATTTGACGCGAAGGAAACTGTTAGAATGCCCGGCCCCGATGGCTCCTCCATCGCACATGCTGAGTTCAGAATCGGCGACTCGATTGTAATGATCAGTGACGGTGGCAAGGAATATCCCCCCATGCCTACCACTCTTTATGTGTATGTAAGCGATGTGGATGCTACTTACAAGCGCGCTCTGAAGGCGGGCGCCACGTCCGTCAAAGAGCCGGCCGATCAGTTCTACGGTGACCGCAGCGCAAGCGTAAAGGATTCCGGTGGAAATATCTGGGGGATCGCTACCCACATTGAAGATGTAACGCCGGAAGAAATGGATCGCCGGATGAAGGCTCTCAAAAAATAG
- a CDS encoding carboxymuconolactone decarboxylase family protein, whose product MNKEELEQFRKYREKMNEKILGADHLGIKRFFNLDTQAYVDGALDAKTKEMLGLVASMVLRCDDCISYHIVRCAEEKVSRAEMIEVFNVALVVGGSIVIPHMRRAFETMEQLVSE is encoded by the coding sequence ATGAATAAAGAAGAATTGGAGCAATTCAGGAAGTACCGTGAAAAGATGAACGAAAAAATTCTGGGAGCGGACCATCTTGGTATCAAAAGATTCTTTAATCTGGATACGCAGGCGTATGTAGATGGCGCGCTGGATGCGAAAACAAAAGAGATGCTCGGCCTTGTAGCAAGCATGGTACTGCGTTGCGATGATTGCATCAGTTATCACATCGTCCGTTGCGCGGAGGAAAAAGTCTCGCGGGCAGAAATGATCGAAGTGTTCAATGTCGCGCTCGTGGTGGGTGGTTCCATCGTGATTCCTCATATGCGGCGCGCATTCGAAACAATGGAACAGCTTGTATCTGAGTGA
- a CDS encoding uracil-DNA glycosylase, whose translation MDSLKKLNREIVRCRKCPRLVAHREYVAANPPLRHRGEKYWARPVPGFGDPEARIFIVGLAPAANGGNRTGRIFTGDRSGDWLYAALYEVGLANQPHSVSKTDGLEIFHTYIAAAVRCAPPDNKPTLQEFEFCHDYLVREHALLKQVRVMIALGSLAYNSVKKLLKREDASKRFRFPAFAHGLRVSLPDGSLILCSYHPSQQNTFTGRLTREMFVRIFQEAKQAAGL comes from the coding sequence ATGGACTCTTTGAAAAAACTAAACAGGGAGATTGTGCGGTGCAGGAAGTGTCCACGCCTGGTTGCGCACAGGGAATACGTTGCGGCGAATCCTCCGTTGCGTCATCGCGGCGAAAAATACTGGGCAAGACCAGTGCCTGGTTTCGGGGATCCGGAGGCCCGAATCTTTATTGTGGGGCTTGCCCCTGCCGCAAATGGAGGGAACAGGACCGGTCGTATTTTTACAGGAGACCGGAGCGGGGACTGGCTATACGCGGCGCTCTATGAAGTCGGCCTGGCCAATCAACCACATTCGGTTTCCAAAACAGATGGACTGGAAATTTTTCACACTTACATAGCAGCAGCGGTCCGGTGCGCGCCACCTGATAATAAACCTACGCTGCAGGAATTTGAGTTTTGTCACGATTACCTCGTTCGCGAGCATGCGCTATTAAAACAGGTCCGGGTGATGATTGCTCTGGGTTCCCTTGCGTATAATTCGGTTAAAAAGCTCTTGAAAAGAGAGGACGCTTCTAAAAGGTTCCGATTCCCGGCATTTGCGCACGGATTGAGAGTTTCGCTGCCTGACGGCTCCCTGATCCTTTGTTCCTATCATCCGAGTCAGCAAAATACCTTTACAGGAAGACTTACGCGCGAGATGTTTGTGCGTATTTTCCAGGAAGCGAAGCAAGCTGCAGGATTGTAA
- the xrtK gene encoding exosortase K: MSRTLEWHRAGLCACALFAAFLIKSHYSHASAEDLRWILAPTTVLVEWMSGGSFEFESGSGYISKAHYFLIAPSCSGVNFLMTAFVMLSLKWIWTSPTKRFQILSLPVAAGIAFIATLVANSVRISLALAFQSLNSATFHRMEGILIYFSFLLLLFVLTERGFRIKRFFFPLLIYYACALGIPVLNGAWKQGLRFQEHALFVMIIPLLLITILQLASLPGKYAQTSRA, from the coding sequence ATGTCCCGAACGCTTGAGTGGCACAGGGCCGGGTTGTGCGCCTGTGCTCTGTTCGCGGCCTTCCTGATCAAGTCGCATTATTCCCATGCGTCCGCGGAAGATCTGCGCTGGATACTCGCACCTACTACCGTATTAGTGGAGTGGATGAGCGGAGGATCCTTTGAATTTGAATCTGGATCCGGATACATCAGCAAAGCGCATTACTTTCTGATTGCGCCTTCCTGTTCCGGCGTGAATTTTCTGATGACTGCCTTTGTCATGCTTTCGCTGAAATGGATCTGGACCTCTCCAACAAAAAGATTTCAGATCCTGTCATTGCCGGTTGCGGCAGGAATTGCATTTATTGCAACATTAGTTGCAAATTCGGTTCGAATCTCCCTTGCGCTGGCGTTTCAAAGTTTGAATTCCGCCACTTTCCACCGGATGGAAGGGATTCTGATTTACTTCAGTTTTCTACTTCTTCTTTTCGTGCTGACCGAGAGAGGATTCAGAATCAAACGATTCTTTTTTCCTCTTCTGATCTATTATGCTTGCGCGCTTGGAATTCCAGTGTTAAACGGAGCATGGAAGCAGGGCTTGCGGTTCCAGGAGCATGCGCTATTTGTAATGATTATCCCGCTATTGTTGATTACAATCCTGCAGCTTGCTTCGCTTCCTGGAAAATACGCACAAACATCTCGCGCGTAA
- a CDS encoding VWA domain-containing protein encodes MNKSKFFLFLISITFFSSVSFSENQKDQTLSPYFFVEGDPAVDQLPLKETRVEIAISGVIADVSVLQIYENEGSRPINARYIFPASTRSAVYGMRMRIGDQLIVAKVKEKEKAKKEFEKAKQTGKSASLLEQNRPNVFSMSVANILPGDRIEIELRYTELLVPTDGVYELVFPTVVGPRYSSQSEAAAPKENQFTHSPYLHERIPPKSAFHLSSTISSGVPIQDLMCASHRISTTWKNPMLAELALNEPDDFQGNRDFILRYRLTGNQIASGLMLYQGKDENFFLYMAQPPARVSVTDHPAREYIFVVDISGSMNGFPLETSKQLLRDLIGGLQPSDRFNMVLFAGSSAALSAKSLPASPENIRQALQLIDSQRGGGGTELLDAMQRAMSIPNEKAVARIIALVTDGYISAEKETFDYIRNHLDQSNVFAFGIGTSVNRYLIEGVAKAGKGETFVVTDPADAEAMAAKFREYIQNPVLTDITVRISNFHTYDVESPKLPDLFAHRPVLLFGKWRGSVTGSIELTGQTGRGGYQTNLNVANVKPQEANRALRYLWARSRISELSDYGSSQPEADRIAKITSLGLTYNLLTQYTSFIAVREIVRNTQEPARDVDQPVPLPKGVTDLAVGTTVMSGSEPELMLLAILLCSVLLIWKIRARYVPNA; translated from the coding sequence GTGAACAAGTCGAAATTCTTCCTGTTCCTGATCTCAATCACATTCTTTTCTTCAGTGAGTTTCTCTGAAAATCAAAAGGATCAAACTCTATCTCCCTACTTTTTTGTTGAAGGAGATCCGGCGGTAGATCAATTGCCGCTGAAGGAAACGCGCGTGGAGATAGCAATTTCCGGAGTCATCGCGGATGTTTCGGTTCTTCAGATTTACGAGAATGAAGGATCACGTCCGATCAACGCACGATATATTTTCCCGGCGTCCACTAGATCAGCGGTTTATGGAATGCGAATGCGCATCGGCGATCAATTGATCGTTGCGAAAGTCAAAGAAAAGGAAAAGGCAAAGAAGGAGTTTGAGAAAGCAAAACAGACGGGAAAAAGCGCTTCCTTGCTTGAGCAAAACAGACCGAACGTGTTTTCGATGAGTGTTGCAAACATCCTTCCCGGCGACAGGATTGAAATCGAGCTTCGCTACACGGAATTGCTGGTTCCAACCGATGGCGTCTACGAGCTTGTTTTTCCCACAGTGGTTGGTCCACGCTATTCGTCACAATCGGAAGCTGCTGCTCCGAAAGAGAATCAGTTTACACACAGTCCTTATCTTCACGAAAGAATTCCGCCGAAAAGCGCATTTCATCTGAGTTCAACGATTTCCTCGGGGGTCCCGATTCAGGATTTGATGTGCGCTTCACATCGCATCAGCACAACCTGGAAGAATCCAATGCTGGCGGAACTCGCGTTGAATGAACCGGATGACTTTCAGGGCAACCGCGATTTCATACTGCGTTACCGCCTCACTGGAAATCAAATCGCTTCCGGACTGATGCTCTATCAAGGCAAGGATGAAAACTTCTTCCTGTACATGGCGCAACCGCCGGCGCGCGTGTCTGTCACGGATCATCCGGCACGAGAATACATTTTCGTTGTGGATATTTCCGGTTCCATGAACGGTTTTCCCCTGGAAACATCGAAACAGTTGCTGCGAGATTTGATTGGCGGGCTGCAACCGTCGGATCGATTCAATATGGTGCTATTCGCCGGAAGCTCCGCAGCATTATCGGCGAAATCCCTGCCGGCGAGTCCTGAAAATATCCGGCAGGCACTTCAATTGATCGATTCTCAACGTGGCGGCGGAGGCACAGAACTTCTCGATGCCATGCAACGCGCGATGAGCATCCCGAACGAAAAGGCGGTGGCACGGATCATTGCGCTCGTAACAGACGGGTACATTTCTGCGGAAAAGGAAACATTCGACTACATTCGTAATCATCTGGATCAATCCAATGTCTTCGCGTTCGGAATAGGAACGAGTGTGAATCGTTATCTGATTGAAGGCGTAGCCAAAGCCGGCAAGGGAGAAACATTTGTCGTAACAGATCCCGCTGATGCTGAAGCGATGGCCGCAAAATTTCGTGAATACATTCAAAACCCTGTGCTCACCGATATCACAGTCCGGATCAGCAATTTTCATACTTATGATGTTGAATCTCCGAAGCTGCCTGATCTCTTCGCGCATCGCCCGGTTCTTCTATTTGGAAAATGGCGAGGGTCAGTCACGGGGTCCATTGAGCTAACCGGCCAAACGGGACGCGGAGGTTACCAGACAAATCTCAACGTGGCAAATGTGAAACCACAGGAAGCCAATCGTGCGCTGCGTTATTTATGGGCAAGATCCCGCATTTCAGAACTTTCTGATTATGGTTCCAGTCAACCGGAAGCTGATCGAATCGCAAAGATTACATCGCTGGGTTTGACCTACAATCTATTGACGCAGTACACATCCTTCATCGCGGTCCGTGAGATCGTACGAAATACTCAGGAACCTGCCAGAGATGTGGATCAACCGGTGCCTCTTCCTAAAGGAGTGACTGACCTGGCGGTAGGAACCACAGTTATGTCAGGAAGTGAGCCGGAACTTATGCTGCTGGCTATCCTACTCTGTTCCGTTCTGCTTATCTGGAAAATCAGGGCTCGCTATGTCCCGAACGCTTGA
- a CDS encoding DEAD/DEAH box helicase, translated as MSALELFHPNIQKWFRSVFSAPTKAQESGWPLIEKGEHTLMIAPTGSGKTLAAFLCAIHHIMFSPLPEKNKRCRVLYISPLKALAVDVERNLRLPIAGITSAAENDTSLVIPLVAIRTGDTSSKERAHFLRNPSDILITTPESLYLLLTSNARENLRSIRWVIVDEIHAMVGTKRGAHLAVSLERLNQLTEQPFQRIGLSATVRPLQEAANFLGGYESDHPRPVSIVNAGSTKQLDLQVIAPLEDMSRLGEVITGPSRFSIWPALHAQILHLIRTHRTTLIFVNNRRLAERLAAALNELAETDLVRAHHGSVSHDQRLQIEEDLKTGNLPAIVATSSLELGIDMGAIDLVLQVESPPGVASALQRIGRAGHQLDVPSKGIVFPKYRGDLVACAALTDHMLEGKVEETHYLRNPLDVLAQQIVAMVSMDSWKLDDLEKVLNGAAPFQKITRGMLENVLDMLSGRYPSDEFAELRPRIVWDRISGKLQAREGARRTAIVNGGTIPDRGLFHVFLIGAEPGKGRVGELDEEMVFETRIGETFLLGTTSWRVEEITHDRVLVSPAPGIPAKMPFWKGEGAGRPVEFGRAIGSLMRKLQEMNPKDAEQLLMQEHKLDDWAAKNLLAYLQEQKEKTETIPDDQTIVIERYVDDLGDWRICILSTFGARVHAPWTHAIEAMIRDKWELHVETLWSDDGIVIRLPETDEPPPIEFFLPDPEEAEHLVMNHLSSSALFSSRFREAAARALLLPRRYPGQRTPLWQQRKRAFDLLQITSKFPSFPILLETYREVLQDVFDMPGFLELLRGIRSRSIRVVTINTTSPSPFASSLMFGYIGNFIYEGDAPLAERRAQALAIDPVQLRELLGESELRELLDPDVIEKMEMQLQHLDAPYLIRSKDALHDLLLRIGDLTTGEIKARSSEASKQSSAGVPPAGCADGTSALHTVENWLNELSRERRILQVNLAEESRWIAAEDAGRYRDGLGIPIPAEVPAAFRAVVADPLGDLVSRYARTHAPFSAEEMAGRMGMDVSNAQEALTRLEKEERILQGDFTRAVQHREWCDATVFRRIRQKSLAKLRREVEPVEPAVYGRFLPQWHGVDLPRAGTDAWLEVIEQLQGYPIPASVLETQILPSRFPEYEPAELDRLMSSGLVLWSGVEALGKTDGRIALYLAENAAQLLRPPETKIQMGELHLKIKEFLSSAGASFFPQIHGVTGGFKQEVLAALWELVWAGEVTNDTLMPLRALLRSKKRARRTHILGIPSRSGVPLEGTGRWSLLSKLLGSATPTQRVSGTAQQLLNRLGVVTREAIAAEKMAGGFSAVYPVLKAMEEAGRVRRGYFIAGRGAAQFALPGALDRLRSLREISDESSNVILAATDPANPYGASLPWPQRPDSFVPGRIAGARVVLVNGELAAYLSRGQRTLYTFLKSEDPEHQIVIDGIVSALAGLVESGKRRALYLTEIDGKSPGDSPLAAALQREGFTAYAGGWQKK; from the coding sequence ATGTCTGCGCTCGAACTGTTTCATCCTAACATTCAAAAGTGGTTCCGATCGGTATTTTCTGCACCCACAAAAGCGCAAGAATCGGGCTGGCCGCTAATCGAAAAGGGAGAGCACACACTGATGATTGCGCCGACCGGCTCCGGAAAAACTCTTGCGGCCTTTTTATGCGCAATTCATCACATCATGTTTTCACCATTGCCGGAAAAAAACAAACGTTGCCGCGTGCTCTATATTTCGCCCCTAAAAGCTCTAGCGGTCGATGTGGAAAGAAACCTGCGTCTGCCGATTGCCGGAATCACATCCGCAGCTGAAAACGATACTTCACTGGTGATTCCACTTGTTGCGATTCGCACCGGCGATACGTCCTCAAAAGAACGCGCGCATTTCCTGCGCAATCCATCCGATATTCTGATAACGACCCCCGAGTCACTTTATTTATTGCTGACCAGCAATGCGCGCGAAAATTTGCGAAGCATTCGCTGGGTGATTGTCGATGAAATTCACGCAATGGTGGGAACCAAGCGAGGCGCCCATCTTGCCGTGTCACTGGAAAGACTGAATCAGCTTACGGAGCAACCTTTTCAGCGTATCGGTTTATCCGCAACGGTGCGACCGTTGCAGGAAGCAGCGAATTTTTTAGGTGGATACGAAAGTGATCATCCGCGACCGGTGAGCATTGTGAATGCAGGCTCAACCAAACAGCTGGATTTACAGGTCATCGCGCCACTCGAAGATATGAGCCGCCTGGGAGAAGTGATCACAGGACCCTCGCGATTCAGCATCTGGCCGGCATTGCATGCGCAGATCTTGCATTTGATTCGCACCCATCGAACCACGCTGATTTTTGTGAACAACAGGCGGCTCGCCGAACGTCTGGCAGCCGCGCTCAATGAGCTGGCCGAAACAGATCTGGTGCGCGCTCATCACGGTTCCGTTTCACACGATCAGCGTTTGCAAATCGAAGAGGACTTAAAAACGGGAAATCTTCCGGCAATTGTTGCAACTTCTTCTCTGGAACTTGGAATCGATATGGGAGCCATCGATCTTGTATTGCAGGTTGAGTCGCCTCCGGGAGTTGCGAGCGCGCTGCAACGAATCGGCCGTGCAGGACATCAGCTCGATGTTCCCAGCAAAGGAATCGTCTTCCCAAAATATCGCGGAGACCTGGTTGCGTGTGCCGCTCTAACCGATCACATGCTGGAAGGCAAAGTTGAAGAAACGCACTATCTTCGCAATCCGCTTGATGTGCTTGCCCAACAAATCGTGGCTATGGTTTCGATGGATTCGTGGAAACTCGATGATCTGGAGAAAGTTTTAAACGGCGCCGCGCCGTTTCAGAAAATTACGCGAGGAATGCTGGAAAACGTACTGGATATGCTTTCCGGCCGTTATCCTTCCGATGAATTCGCGGAGTTGCGCCCGCGCATTGTCTGGGACCGCATTTCAGGAAAGCTTCAGGCGCGGGAAGGCGCGAGGCGAACCGCAATTGTGAACGGAGGAACGATTCCGGATCGCGGGCTCTTTCACGTTTTTTTGATCGGAGCAGAACCGGGAAAAGGTCGAGTGGGTGAATTGGATGAAGAAATGGTATTTGAAACGCGCATTGGGGAAACGTTTTTGCTGGGCACCACTTCCTGGCGCGTGGAAGAAATCACTCACGATCGCGTGCTTGTTTCTCCCGCTCCTGGGATTCCGGCAAAAATGCCTTTCTGGAAAGGGGAAGGCGCGGGACGTCCTGTGGAATTCGGGCGTGCCATCGGCAGCTTGATGCGAAAACTCCAGGAGATGAACCCAAAGGATGCCGAACAACTTCTAATGCAGGAACACAAGCTCGATGATTGGGCGGCAAAAAATCTACTGGCTTATCTGCAGGAGCAAAAGGAAAAGACGGAGACGATTCCGGATGACCAGACGATTGTGATCGAGCGTTACGTGGATGATCTGGGAGATTGGCGTATCTGCATTCTTTCCACGTTCGGCGCGCGTGTTCACGCGCCCTGGACGCACGCGATCGAAGCGATGATTCGCGATAAATGGGAACTGCATGTGGAAACACTCTGGAGCGATGATGGAATCGTGATTCGTCTTCCGGAAACGGATGAACCGCCTCCGATTGAGTTTTTCCTTCCCGATCCGGAAGAAGCAGAACATCTAGTGATGAATCATCTCAGCTCTTCTGCGCTTTTTTCCTCTCGTTTTCGCGAAGCAGCAGCCCGGGCGCTGCTTTTGCCGAGAAGATACCCTGGCCAGCGAACGCCGCTGTGGCAACAACGAAAGCGTGCCTTTGATTTGTTGCAAATCACTTCCAAATTTCCATCGTTTCCGATTTTGCTCGAAACGTACCGGGAAGTTTTGCAGGATGTATTCGATATGCCCGGCTTCCTCGAATTGTTACGCGGGATCCGTAGCCGCAGCATTCGCGTCGTGACCATTAACACCACTTCTCCTTCGCCTTTTGCCTCTTCCTTGATGTTCGGTTACATAGGCAACTTCATTTATGAAGGGGACGCCCCTCTGGCGGAACGCAGAGCGCAGGCGCTTGCCATCGATCCTGTTCAGCTGCGAGAGCTGCTCGGTGAATCAGAGCTGCGTGAATTGCTCGATCCCGATGTCATCGAAAAGATGGAGATGCAGCTCCAGCATCTCGACGCTCCCTATTTGATCAGAAGCAAAGATGCTCTCCACGATCTGCTGCTCCGCATCGGTGATTTAACAACAGGCGAAATCAAAGCGCGGTCGTCCGAAGCTTCTAAACAAAGTAGTGCGGGCGTCCCGCCTGCAGGATGCGCAGACGGGACGTCCGCGCTACATACCGTAGAGAATTGGCTGAATGAGCTGTCGCGCGAGCGTAGGATATTGCAAGTGAATCTTGCGGAAGAATCGCGATGGATTGCGGCAGAAGACGCAGGGCGATACCGGGATGGGCTTGGGATTCCGATTCCCGCTGAGGTGCCGGCAGCGTTTCGAGCAGTCGTGGCCGATCCACTGGGAGATCTCGTTTCGCGTTACGCAAGAACTCATGCTCCCTTCAGCGCGGAAGAGATGGCCGGCAGAATGGGAATGGATGTTTCCAATGCGCAAGAAGCACTCACGCGTCTCGAAAAGGAGGAGCGGATACTGCAAGGCGATTTCACGCGAGCAGTTCAGCATCGCGAATGGTGCGATGCCACAGTATTCCGGCGCATTCGCCAGAAGTCCCTTGCGAAATTGCGCCGCGAAGTCGAACCAGTGGAACCCGCTGTGTACGGGCGTTTCTTACCTCAATGGCACGGAGTGGATTTGCCGCGCGCAGGCACCGATGCGTGGCTTGAAGTGATCGAGCAACTGCAAGGTTATCCGATTCCCGCTTCAGTTTTGGAAACACAGATTCTCCCGTCACGATTCCCGGAGTATGAACCGGCCGAGCTGGACAGATTGATGTCATCCGGACTCGTTCTGTGGTCCGGAGTAGAAGCGCTCGGTAAAACGGATGGGCGGATCGCTTTGTATCTTGCTGAAAATGCTGCTCAGCTGCTAAGGCCCCCGGAAACAAAAATCCAGATGGGCGAACTGCATTTGAAGATCAAAGAATTCCTTTCTTCTGCGGGAGCATCTTTCTTTCCGCAGATTCATGGCGTAACGGGTGGGTTCAAGCAGGAAGTGCTTGCGGCTCTCTGGGAACTTGTCTGGGCGGGTGAAGTCACAAACGATACTTTGATGCCACTTCGCGCGTTGTTGCGATCGAAAAAAAGAGCGCGTCGCACGCATATATTGGGAATCCCTTCTCGCTCCGGAGTGCCGCTGGAAGGAACTGGAAGGTGGTCTTTGCTTTCAAAGCTTCTTGGTTCGGCGACACCAACGCAGCGCGTGAGCGGAACCGCACAACAGCTTTTGAACAGACTGGGTGTTGTGACGCGTGAGGCCATTGCAGCGGAAAAAATGGCCGGCGGCTTCTCTGCCGTTTATCCGGTGTTAAAAGCTATGGAAGAAGCCGGCAGAGTCAGACGCGGTTATTTCATCGCAGGGCGCGGCGCAGCCCAATTCGCTTTGCCGGGAGCCCTGGATCGCTTGCGTTCGCTCCGAGAAATATCCGATGAGTCATCGAATGTGATCCTCGCTGCCACGGATCCCGCGAATCCTTACGGCGCATCACTTCCATGGCCTCAACGCCCGGACAGTTTCGTTCCCGGCCGTATCGCGGGCGCTCGCGTGGTCCTGGTAAACGGTGAGCTTGCGGCGTATCTGAGTAGAGGACAGCGTACCCTTTATACTTTCTTGAAATCAGAAGATCCGGAACATCAAATCGTGATCGATGGGATCGTGAGCGCCCTGGCCGGTCTTGTGGAATCCGGAAAACGGCGCGCCCTATATCTAACGGAGATCGATGGAAAATCGCCGGGCGATTCTCCACTTGCCGCTGCTTTACAGCGAGAAGGTTTTACAGCATACGCCGGCGGTTGGCAAAAGAAGTAG
- a CDS encoding BON domain-containing protein — protein sequence MKILTKLAILSLILAAPVLLMAGSKKEHGENTLAMQIEQRLIGIPNAVVVVVDETTNTAFLRGTVSSQADMDRIIELVRSVDGVRVIGSNLTVLEEPVEITRDDDTMNNLPMAIETDEGTTFTSTTVVVTDASLRAAVEEALESEGIMGQSMIKVDTEDGIVTLTGTALSEAHADRIVALAQSVPGVVSIESNIQLRDQKRVYKVKPSQDRDKEGREVGEGESRVDDDDDR from the coding sequence ATGAAAATTTTAACGAAATTGGCAATTCTATCGCTCATCCTTGCTGCTCCAGTTTTGCTCATGGCTGGATCGAAGAAAGAGCATGGGGAGAACACCCTGGCAATGCAAATCGAACAAAGACTAATTGGAATCCCTAACGCAGTAGTGGTTGTGGTGGATGAAACCACAAACACTGCTTTTTTAAGAGGCACTGTTTCTTCACAAGCAGATATGGACCGGATCATTGAACTTGTTCGATCGGTGGATGGAGTCCGAGTGATCGGATCGAATCTGACGGTCCTGGAGGAACCAGTCGAAATTACACGCGATGACGATACGATGAACAACTTGCCGATGGCCATCGAAACGGATGAAGGAACGACGTTTACGAGCACCACCGTGGTGGTCACGGATGCTTCTCTTCGCGCCGCTGTGGAAGAAGCGCTTGAATCGGAAGGAATCATGGGACAATCCATGATCAAGGTAGACACCGAAGATGGAATTGTCACGCTAACCGGCACTGCGTTAAGTGAAGCGCACGCAGACCGCATTGTGGCTCTGGCGCAATCCGTTCCTGGTGTTGTGAGCATTGAATCGAACATCCAGTTGCGTGATCAGAAACGTGTTTACAAGGTCAAACCAAGTCAAGATCGAGATAAAGAAGGTCGTGAAGTAGGAGAAGGGGAAAGCCGCGTAGATGATGATGACGATCGTTAA